The region GTTTCCTGCCCCATTAAATTTTACACGAACGTAAAGACTTCCCTGTAGTTTTCCGCCTCTCCAACTGGTAGAATGAACGCCAGTGGAGAGGAGAGATATATCGTGCCGATGCCTCATATTAAGGTGAAGAGTATGCATGGGTTTACCGTCAAGGAACTCGCCAAGATCATAGAAAAGTCCCAAAGTCCATATACTCGTCGGATCCTCTCGGCGGTTGTGATGACCGCCAATGAAGTTCCATCTGAGGTTATCACAAAAACTCTCGGTTGCAGCCATGCCACCGTCTGTAGATACGTCCATCTATGGAACGAACATGGCCTCGAAGGGGCACGTGACCACCGGGGCGGTAGTGTTGGGCGCCTTGCTGATGAGATGCTCAAGGATATCGACGATGCTGTAAGGCACCGGAGCCCCAAAGACCATGGCTACTAGCAGAACAGATGGACCTGCAAGATCCTTGGGCGCTATATCCGGGATACCTACGGGGTGAGTTATTCTGGAGAATGGATACGCAAGATTCTCCATAAGCTCGGTCACACCTACAAACGGGGCGCCAGAAAGCCTACCAAGGCGAGTAATGAGGTACAGGTTGCCTTCAAAAAAATATCAGATCTGATGGAAGACCTTGCTGGGAGAGATAATGCCTGCCTTGTCGCTCTTGATGAGACGGGTATACGGCTTGAGGGCCAACTTCTATAGCTGGGGGCCAAAAGGTATGCCATGTGAGATAGAGTCCAACGGGAGGCATAAGGGGTTGAATATCATAGGGGTTACGGAGATACTTGGTGACTATAAGTTCTACTATAGCTCCCGGCCCTCCCGCGAGGGTATCAAGGCCTGTCATGTGGGTAGCTTCCTTGACAAGCTTATAGCCCATTACCCAGGCAAGGAGGTCTACATTATCTGGGATAACTTGAAGTTGACCCGGTTTCGTAGACACTCCAGGGCTATGCAACGGACTGTTTAGACTCATTACGAGTTCGCTGTGTGATGGCCCATCTCCTCTCGTAGTCGAGGGGACTTAAGTATCCGAGGGTCGAGTGACGACGCCTGCGGTTATGGAAGCCCTCGATGTATTCGAATATGGCCGAGGTTAACTCCTGGCGACTAGACCAGGTATATCGGTCAAGTAGTTCTGTTTCGAGCGTGGCAAAGAAGCTCTCAGCCACCGCGTTATCTAAGGCATCACCGACCGTACCCATTGAGCCGAGGATACCTGCCTCTTTGAGAGTGCGACCGAATGCTATGGCAGTATACTGTGCCCCGTGATCGGAGTGGTGGATTACCCCAGGGTCGGGTCTACGGTTCCATACGTCCATATTCACCGCATCGACCGCCAGATCCGCAACCGGGCGGTCTCCCATTGACCAACCTATGATCATCCGCGAAAATGCATCTATTACGACTGCTAGATATAGCTTGCCTTCGCCTGTAGTCTGTTCTGTCATATCAGCCACCCACAGACGGTTGGGAGCCTCAGGTGTAAACTGCCTCTTCACAAGGTCCATCGAGGGTTCCTGAGCCGGATTGCGGTGTGTCATACCCCGGGGCCTGCGACGATGGACGCCTACGAGGCCTGCCTTATGCATCAGGCGTGCCACCCGTTTTCTCGAGCAGGGGATCCCCATCCCCATGCTAAGCTCCGCATGGATCCTCGGGGCTCCGTAAGTACCCCGGCTATC is a window of Bacillota bacterium DNA encoding:
- a CDS encoding helix-turn-helix domain-containing protein, translated to MNASGEERYIVPMPHIKVKSMHGFTVKELAKIIEKSQSPYTRRILSAVVMTANEVPSEVITKTLGCSHATVCRYVHLWNEHGLEGARDHRGGSVGRLADEMLKDIDDAVRHRSPKDHGY
- a CDS encoding winged helix-turn-helix domain-containing protein, which gives rise to MLGRYIRDTYGVSYSGEWIRKILHKLGHTYKRGARKPTKASNEVQVAFKKISDLMEDLAGRDNACLVALDETGIRLEGQLL